The Brassica oleracea var. oleracea cultivar TO1000 chromosome C7, BOL, whole genome shotgun sequence sequence ACAGAAGGAAATTGTTAACTAAACCATTTAATGGGAACATAAGCCAGTAAACTAAGCCAATAAAACGATCTCTTGTGCACATAAAAAACCATTTAGCTCTTCCAAATGCTGGTCACTTCAAACCTCGAATTCACTCCTCTCTATAGTCTGGATTTTCTTTCAATATGATGAAACCTTCCAGTATGGGAGACAATGGAATGTACCTGTGACCCCAAACGAGAACCAGGATATATTAGATTCCAAAATTTAAAACATAGTTTCGTCTTACGAGTAGGAAGCAACATACTTGTCAGTTGCGAGCTCTGCTCTCTCCCCAGCAGCAAGGAGAACTGGTGTTGAATGCGTTTGGAACCCAGTGATTGTCTTTGGTCGACCTGCCTGTCCAACCACATCAACCGCTTGTCCTACTCGCACTGGCACGGAGATGGGCTTCAAGTTCTCATCCACCGTCAGCATCATCCTTGGCTACATACTCAACCGTTTGTGTTAATACATAAAAATTCGCTTAATCAATTTTAACAAAGGAATCCTAGCACAGAACATTGCACTCACCTGCATCGCCAAAACGAGGAAGTAGAGCACATAATGGTATTTCCCCAGTATGATGGACTTCATGTCAAGGCATGCATGTAACAATGTCACTATACCAGCAAGCGCAGTTCTGGACACACAAAAAAAAGCACAACATACTTGTTTAGGATTTAGCTTCACAAATTAAAACACAACACCCATCTTTAAGCAAAGTATTCATGTTAACACTTACGGGGATAGCAAGAGCCTCTCGGAGTGGAAGGGGCTGAGAGTTAAGAGACCCTTTCCCATATGCACCAGCCCTTGAGCAATACGCACCTGCAATTACAACTAAACAAAATTAAAAGAACTGTGTTTATTGCACGAAAAACAAAAAACATAAAGTTTAACACATTACACAGAAGAGAAGGCTGGCATCCTTGTAATAATAGCTGGAGAGGTTTCTAAGCATGCCGGCAATCCTTGCGTTGTTAGTTCCAGCGCCGATCAAACCAAGAGAAACAATCGCTGACTGTAGAAATCAAGATTAAACATTGCAAATTAAGTCAATGAAGTAACTAATGCACCTGAACCATGAGTGGTGAAAAAGATCAACTCACCATGGCAACTTCTGAATCTGTGTCATGGCTAAGCCGGCTCAAAGTGTCCATAACAGTCACCTGAAATCATGGAAAAATATTAGAGAGTATTCTCAAGAAGTTAAAGTAAAATCAGATTTATTTTAAAAAAAAATTATTCACCTTCGGGTTTGATATACATAGGAGACCAAGGGCCAAAGGCACTGCACGCCTTACGTTCTGTTCTCCATACTGTAGCACGCGCTCCAGAGAACGGATGGCCATATCGAGACCCAGTTCTTCAGACATAGCAACCATCGCTAATCCAAGCACGGCTGGACCCTGGTGGATATCACCTTTCTCCAGATGCTCTCCACACTGAGCCAGAAGGTCCTGGACCTTAAGGACGTTCCCAGTTCCAGCATACGCACATGAAAGAAGTGTCATATCACAATACTTTCTGATCTTCTCATTGAACGTCTTTGAAACCTCTGCGGTGGCCTCCACGCTTTCCTGCTCGATATTGGAACAAGTTTAAGACTGACACGCGAGAAAAAAATAACAATAATCAAGTTAGTTGCATACCTGTTTGCCAAGGTAGAGAAGTCCAAGTCCAAGAGGCAAGAAGCGAGTGAGGGCTTCACCCAGTTCCGCCTCACTCCGATCCATCAAAGCGAATATGATGGACTGCGCAACCTCTTCGTTACACGAGCCAACGTAAATCATCCCCAAACTAAGTGCAGCAAACGCAATCACATCGAGAGGTGCCTTTGCATCGTTTAGTACTGGAGACAAACTGCTTCTTATCTGTCCAAATAGTTTAGCAATGTTAGTCTCTCGTCAACATAGCATTGTAGGTAAGTAGACAACATATCTTCACCTGATCGTTTTGGGAGCCTGCGTATGCAATCCCGAGACCCATAATAGCACCGATTCGGACAGATGAATCCTCTTTGTCAATGTATTCTCCAAGAAGGGCCAATGCCTGAGAAAGATATGTTAGTGAGAAGAGTGTACGGCGAAAAATATTGAGCGCAAAGAGATCAACTCACAGGATCACAGTCATTCTTAATGCCGCAGTTAACAATCCCAACACCAAGCAGAGCTCCAGCGATGATGGGATTATCATTGGAGTGGAAATATTTGTCGAGGTGAGTGAGTCCAGCGTCCACATCCCACAATAGAATCATACCCTATCATAGGAAAACAACGACGTCCCGTTTACAATCATCACTTCAAAGATATGAAACACAGCTAGTCAATGCGTGGGGAGGTATACCAGACTAGCAGCTGCACTGGTCTTGCCATGTTCTTTGTTTTTGAAGAGCCAGTTTCCAGCAGATCCACTGGTCGAGTCTGATGGCACTGTCATTAACTTGTCCTGCAATAAGTGAATATATCAAAAGGGCAGCCCAGCTTATAAATTTCTTTTCATTATGCACAGAATAAGAATCTGTGATCATCATACCTGGCCAAAACCAGCATTTACAAATGCATTCACAAAAGTGGCAGCCAGATTTTGTCTAGCCGAATCCGCACTTGGGCCAGAGCTAGCCCTGCCGTCAAGCAAGTGAGCCTGCAAAATTTCATAGAATAGATAAGAGACACTGAAAAGAAAAACAGATCATGTGACCAAATAAACCAATAACTGATATACCTTGTAGATGTCTTCAGGCGTCTTGGCTTCCATGACCTCAATATCCCTTGCAAGCGTCAGATATCCTTCACTCAACTTAGTGTTGTTAACAATATCCTGTAGCATTTCTCTGTCAACGTCGTTTTCAACCATCTCAGGGTCAAGCTCAAAGGTGATGCCCTGCATTGGGGAATAATAAGAGAAAAGGATAAATAAGAAAGTGAGTCGTCAGGTACTGAATCTCTTCAGTGATGTTAATCATTATTCATCAAGCACTTACATGACGTGATATCATGTAGCAGAACTGTTTCTTTCTTAGCAGGTCAGTGCACGAGGTAAATACTTGCTTCACATACTGCAATAAGGAAAATATATGTCATGTAAGAAAAATACATCACTTGGAGGATTTTCCAGCTGCCCCCATGATGCAGAGAGAGAGGATATTAAGTTATGTATGAAGATTAGAAACCAGACCTGCATGTTATCAAGAAACAGTGCAATTTGCAGAGCGTTTGGATATTCTTCAAACTTGATGTAGATCATGTAAGCAATATCTAAAACCAGCATGTCATCCGGTCCTGGAAGGTACCTGAACAAATAGAAAATTACAGTGAGTAATCTAAAACCACAAATTGAGTGTGCAACACCAGACACATGATCATAATTAAATTACTTGGCTGCACTGGTGAGATAGTTGCACGTCCTCCTGAAATTAGTGCGGTCTACATGCTCAAGTAAGAGATCAAGATCCTCAACATCCATTAAGAGGTCAACAGCTTCGGTTTCTGCATTATGCTGCAATAAACAAAATGGAATCCTTCAGAGATACGAAAACACAAGAGATGCAAGTCTCAAGCCTATAAATGAAAGTTAAAAGTAAGTATGAGAGGGATCTCACCTTCATGTGAAAAGCAACAATTTGCTGCACAAGATCCATTAAGTCCTCAATAGAAGCCTCCTCGCCCTGATTTAACCCAAAAAAAGAACAAGCAATTAACTATATTTCAGAAGCAATTCTAAAAAAAAGTGGAAAAGCACATTGTCATAATATTCATCAACGAATTTGTTTTCTAACCTGACGAACTGTATACTCTTCTGCAATCTCTCCGGCCAAATTCCTGACATACTCGTGACCCCAAGATCCGATGTCACCCTCTGATCCAGTCAACCTATATCCTAAGCTTTCCTAAAAGAGTATTGCATAACAAAATCAATCAACAAAAATCACCTCAAATTCTAGCAAAGAACCACAAAATACAAAACTGTTCAAGGCATATCAAAAGGGGAAACACACAGATAAATATGTTTTTTTCTATTCCTACTATAATAACAAGAAAGCACATACCCTTTGACCCTCAGCAGACATGGTCAGTGCCAAGACAGACAGTATATCAGCCAGCAATTTCTGCAGTCACATAAAAAGTCATCTTTAATCCATACACAGTAGTAGAATAAGCAAGAAGATGGCAATAATTTCTTGAAATTGTTACCTTGAGATCGGACTCGCCCATATTTTTATGAAACTCCTTAAGAGTTCCATAGTGAGGGCGGAGAAACTTGAGGGGTTTAGGAACCGATGTCATGGAGCTTGTTGAGGCACGGATCTCCTGCCTACAGATTAAAAAAAAGATTATCTGAGTATTATCAGCTAATTAAATCGAAAATAGGTTAAGAGAAACACACGAATTACCTCATGCTTTCGAGAGCAGCCTTCTGCAGTTCGGGATTAGGGTCTTTAGCCCTCTCAACATAGAGCTCCAGGTTCTGCTTCAGTTGCAAGTCCTCTTCAGACTACAAATCACATCAGATGCAAAAACAAGTCATATAGCAATCACTTTAGCTATAGCAATCACTTTAGCTAGGCTTTCAAAACCAATTAACAGGCTAAACC is a genomic window containing:
- the LOC106306479 gene encoding 26S proteasome non-ATPase regulatory subunit 2 homolog B → MAPGPDPNSVGDGAKRDEATTKVPSKEPKKKDDKKEEDLSEEDLQLKQNLELYVERAKDPNPELQKAALESMRQEIRASTSSMTSVPKPLKFLRPHYGTLKEFHKNMGESDLKKLLADILSVLALTMSAEGQRESLGYRLTGSEGDIGSWGHEYVRNLAGEIAEEYTVRQGEEASIEDLMDLVQQIVAFHMKHNAETEAVDLLMDVEDLDLLLEHVDRTNFRRTCNYLTSAAKYLPGPDDMLVLDIAYMIYIKFEEYPNALQIALFLDNMQYVKQVFTSCTDLLRKKQFCYMISRHGITFELDPEMVENDVDREMLQDIVNNTKLSEGYLTLARDIEVMEAKTPEDIYKAHLLDGRASSGPSADSARQNLAATFVNAFVNAGFGQDKLMTVPSDSTSGSAGNWLFKNKEHGKTSAAASLGMILLWDVDAGLTHLDKYFHSNDNPIIAGALLGVGIVNCGIKNDCDPALALLGEYIDKEDSSVRIGAIMGLGIAYAGSQNDQIRSSLSPVLNDAKAPLDVIAFAALSLGMIYVGSCNEEVAQSIIFALMDRSEAELGEALTRFLPLGLGLLYLGKQESVEATAEVSKTFNEKIRKYCDMTLLSCAYAGTGNVLKVQDLLAQCGEHLEKGDIHQGPAVLGLAMVAMSEELGLDMAIRSLERVLQYGEQNVRRAVPLALGLLCISNPKVTVMDTLSRLSHDTDSEVAMSAIVSLGLIGAGTNNARIAGMLRNLSSYYYKDASLLFCVRIAQGLVHMGKGLLTLSPFHSERLLLSPTALAGIVTLLHACLDMKSIILGKYHYVLYFLVLAMQPRMMLTVDENLKPISVPVRVGQAVDVVGQAGRPKTITGFQTHSTPVLLAAGERAELATDKYIPLSPILEGFIILKENPDYREE